In Halorubrum sp. PV6, a single window of DNA contains:
- a CDS encoding signal peptidase I, with protein MSPKRTLTLALQVAAVVVVVALIAGQLLGQPVLLSFVETGSMQPTLDPGDGFVAIPTALTGGLDAGDVVTFDAQEIQGGGLTTHRIVDETERGYITRGDNNPFTDQDGGEPVVQEADVVAKALTVGGSVVVIPYLGTVAMAVQSGIGSAQTWLAVTFGVRSLQGTQGLAYILFGLSAVAYAVDWFLTRNSRGTRERDRSREDGTSVLAIVGVLALVLMATATAAMVVPAGTQEYGVVSAEFESDNPTVIERGTSQQLEYVVPNAGLVPVYAYVTPASPGVEVSPQRLAVGSRGEASTTVTLAAPDETGYYRLFVVEHRYLAVLPPGVIDELYGLHPWAPLVAINGLLGGAIAGTGVVLLRGEPARIRSRESRAKPPLHRRILREIYK; from the coding sequence ATGTCACCGAAACGCACCCTCACGCTCGCGCTGCAGGTCGCGGCCGTCGTGGTCGTCGTCGCGCTGATCGCCGGGCAGCTGCTCGGACAGCCGGTGCTTCTCAGCTTCGTCGAAACCGGGAGCATGCAGCCGACGCTCGATCCGGGCGACGGGTTCGTCGCGATTCCGACCGCTCTCACGGGCGGGTTAGACGCCGGAGACGTGGTGACGTTCGACGCCCAGGAGATACAGGGCGGCGGGCTGACCACCCACCGAATCGTCGACGAGACGGAGCGCGGGTACATCACGCGAGGGGACAACAACCCCTTTACCGACCAGGACGGCGGCGAGCCGGTCGTCCAGGAGGCCGACGTCGTCGCGAAGGCGCTCACCGTCGGCGGGAGCGTGGTGGTGATCCCCTACCTCGGGACCGTGGCCATGGCGGTCCAGTCCGGGATCGGTTCCGCCCAGACGTGGCTCGCGGTCACGTTCGGCGTCCGGTCGCTGCAGGGGACACAGGGGCTCGCGTACATCCTCTTTGGCCTCTCCGCGGTCGCGTACGCGGTCGACTGGTTCCTGACTCGAAACTCGCGCGGGACTCGCGAGCGCGACCGCTCCCGCGAGGACGGCACCTCCGTGCTCGCCATCGTCGGCGTCCTCGCGCTCGTGTTGATGGCGACGGCGACCGCGGCCATGGTCGTCCCGGCGGGCACACAGGAGTACGGCGTCGTGAGCGCCGAGTTCGAGTCCGACAATCCCACCGTCATCGAGCGCGGGACGAGCCAACAGCTGGAGTACGTCGTCCCCAACGCCGGACTGGTGCCGGTGTACGCCTACGTCACCCCGGCGAGTCCGGGCGTCGAGGTGTCCCCCCAGCGACTCGCGGTCGGGAGTCGGGGCGAGGCGTCGACGACGGTGACGCTCGCCGCGCCCGACGAGACGGGGTACTACCGGCTGTTCGTCGTCGAACACCGGTACCTCGCCGTGCTGCCGCCCGGCGTGATAGACGAGTTGTACGGGCTCCACCCGTGGGCCCCGCTGGTCGCCATCAACGGCCTCCTCGGCGGTG